The Dromaius novaehollandiae isolate bDroNov1 chromosome 9, bDroNov1.hap1, whole genome shotgun sequence nucleotide sequence TGTAACTGCACGCTGCGTTACAAACAGCTAAAGGACAAATTGTATTGCATCTTTGCAACAGAACATTCCTGAGGTATTTATAGAGAGGGAGGcttaaaataagttttattttttaattaaataactcTCTGAGATTCTTTGCCCCTCCAGTGTCCTTGGCTGGCAGATGTCTGCTTGGTTCAGTGTGCACGGGGGgacaggaaaaacagcacaagCTGCATCATCTTCGAAATAAACAAGTTTCTGATTGGACTTGAGCTTGTTCAGGAGAGACAGCTGCAGATAGAAGCTAACGTCTTAAAGCCCGAGGATGATACAAACTGTTCAGTGTCCTCAATAGAAGAAGATTTCCTCACGGCATCTGAGCACCTCGAAGATGAAAATGAGGCTGACGAATATAAAGCTGGTAAAAGCAATGAGACTGAGCATAATTCTGCTATTGTTCATACTGCAAAACAGCCATGGCAGTGCTCACATAAATTGCACTTGATGTTAATGCATGCATATATTTAATTGTAATTTAGAAAATGTATaatcattcatatttttaaattgttgttCAAAGACAAGGATACATGGCTGTGCAGTAGTTTTACAGAGATACACAGTTATGCagccattttcttttcaaagttacAGCATGCTTTGCAAAGACTAatgtctcatttttcttctgatagGTCATGAAAAATTAAACGTTTCCGAACTTTCTTCAGATctcaaaaaaaataaaggaaagggaTTTGAAAATCCCCACTACAGAAAAGCCAGGTTGCCACTTATTCTTGATGGCAACTGCATTAATAAAGATAACACAAGAGTCTCTGAAGGTCTGAATGTTGTGGCCGAGGATAGCAACTTACAACTCGAAGATAAGTCAGCCCAGGAAATACTCTGGCAGAAGGAATTAGATGGAAGAGCTACTTCATCCCTCAGTACTAATAATTTGACTGGCAAGGTTGGAAATTCTTGCTCAGTGCATGTGTTAGAAGATGCATCTGTAACTGAGATGGCTAAAGAGGAGCTGGGGCCTCTGTATGACCCAACAGCAAAACACGACAGTAAGACAGATGTGGAAAATTGTGCAAATATTAGGAAAGCTGATCCTCCCTTGCAAACTGAACAAGCGACAACAGGTCAGTACGCCACAAATTTAGCAGAATCTGTTCTCCAAGATGCATTTATTAGACTGTCACAGTCTCAACCCACTTTTACTGACGAGGCTGCTGTTAGCATCTCCATAGGAAGCTCCTGTAAGACAGAAGATACAACTGCTTCCCGATCGTGGAATGAACTTCCCAAGATCGTCATAGTGCAAAGTCCAGATAGCTGTGAGAGCGTATCAGAATGGCCAGGATCTGCGTTCCCGAATCTGTGCCACTGGACTGAATCAGAGGGTTCTGCGGAAGTTTCGGATTACTTTGAGGAGGAACATTCGAACGGGCACACCCAGAGCGCACTGGAAGTGGCTCTGGCTTGTGCAGCCACGGTTATTGGAACCATTTCAAGTCCCCAAGCTGCAGAGAAATTCAGAAGAGATCAAGAAGCCGCAGACTCTAAAAGCAGAGCAGTTGATAATGAAGTGCTACAGACAGCGTCTTCACAGCTACTTGATGACTGTGCTGGCACAGAATATTCATTTCCATCTGCTCTGTGTGGCATGACTCAAGTAGCAAGTGCTGTAGCAGTCTGTGGTCTGGGGGAAACAAAGGAAGATAAGTACCCTGCAACTTCAAGTGGACTCCTGTCTGCTGCTCAGACTTCTGCAGCTATTACTCTTCATTGTAGCATAGCTGTAGGAAGCAGCATGGAGAAGTTGAATGATAGCATTGCAGAGACACTTCTCAAAGAGGCATCAGTGATTTTGACAAAGCCCAATACATACAAAAATGTAGGGCATTTTATGGAGTCCATGAATGGAAGAATCATTGAAACAGCAGCAAGGCCACGGATTCCACACTCTGATGAAGTAATCAGGGATGAACTTGCACAAAACTTATCCAACATTATTTTACGACATTCTGTTGAAGAGGTTAGGAAGAAGAGACAGCTATACCCCCGTTCGGAAAACAGCTCAAGTACACAAGACATTTTCATGGAGACTGCAAATGAGTTGCTTTTTAACGTGATATATTTCACTTGCAAGAAGATGAATGACATAAGACATGCTGATGAGTgttctcctctcttttctgagGGCACAAAAGCAGAGAGAGTAACAACAGCAGAAGGATGGCCAACACAGGCAACGCCACATGAAACACCACGCAGACCCCTTGATCACTCTGCTAGTAAGCCATTGCATACCTCTTACAGTGCAAGTGCTAGCAATGATCTCGGAAATGTCACAAGCACTAGGAAAAGTAATATGAGAGATGTATATAGCAGGGAAAGTGTCCCACTGCATTCAGGACCAACAAGTAGAGTTACTGGGCATAATGCACTTGTTGCAAAAACATCTCCCAAGAAGAGATATTTGAAAAGAACCACACGAGACTGTTACAAATCACCAAATCAGAGTAACAATCAAAAGAAGAAAGACTACAGATCATTTTCGGACAGAGGAAATGCCTTTACAGACAATGAATGCAAGCACGGTGTCCAAGAACGACTGTCTTCTGATTCCACTGTAAATGCAGAAAACCAGGCCAAGCATAAGTGTGATGCTGTGCTAAATAATGAAGTCCAAGTTAGCTTGTCTTTATTAGGAAGCCATGCCTTGCTTCCTTCTCAGCCTGTGCTACAGGTAAAACATTCAAGGGACAAATATTGTATAACAGATTTTGCAGAAGAATTGGCAGAAACAGTGGTCTCTATGGCAACAGAAATAGCTGCCATTTGTCTTGAAAACTCAAATGGAAAGCAGCCCTGGTTCTGTGCATGGAAAAGAGGCAATGAATATCTGGTCACCCAGAGTTTATCATGCCGaaccataaaaaggaaaaaggaaacccAGACTAATGGTTCAGTTGTTCGGAAGCACAGGGCACCTAGACTTAGTGAgatcaaaaggaaaacagatgagCATCCTGAGCTAAAAGAAAGACTGATGAATCGGGTAGTGGATGAATCTATAAACCTTGAGGACGCACCAGATTCTGTCAGTATCTTTGCAAATGAAGTGGCTGCCAAGATTATGAACCTCACTGAACTCTCTGTGGTTGATAGCATCTGGCAAGGTCCAAACCATCCCAGGAACAGGCTGCACTGTGAAAGATGGAGCCGAGGCAAGGCATCGAGCTGCGAGAGCATACCAGAGGAAGATGCGGATTCCAAAGGCTCTCTCCATACCCTGGGCCTGATGAACGCTTTTGGACAGCCTGTGAGCCAGACGAGTTCTGTCTCTAAGCAGTCGAGCTGTGAAAGCATTACAGATGAATTTTCAAGATTTATGGTGAACCAGATGGAAAACGAAGGAAGAGGCTTTGATTTGTTACTGGATTACTATGCAGGGAAGAATGCAAACAACATCTTAACTTCTGCTTTGCAACAGGTGGCCAAGAAGAATGGTCATCTTAATGTAAAACCAAGTTGCCCATCTAAACAGTCCAGCACAGAAAGCATAACAGAAGAATTTTATAGGTATATGCTaagagaaatagaaaaggaaaacaaagataaCGCATCTTCCCCTCGGAATTCAAAGGACTGGTGTGGCAGTTTGCTACCACCCTCTCTACGAACACCTTTCTGTTTTAGACAATCCTCCATGCCTGACAGCAGGTCATCAGGCTCTAGACTAACAGTAAATACCCCAGTTAAAGCAAACTCATTAGATGGCTTTGCCCGTCATCACCAGGACTCCTTAAGTGTACAGCCAGTCAGTACCGTGGCTTCTTCAGGTCTTTGCAAGTCTGACTCCTGCCTGTACCAGCGATGCAAGACTGACCAGATAACAGACATGCTGATTCATGAGACATGGGCAAACTCTATTGAATCGCTAATGCGCAAAAACAAAATTATAGCAGATGAGGCAGAGGTTGCAGAGGCAGATCAGCTTCGCAGTGATTCTCCACTACACGTGGAACAATATGCAAACAGACTGGCTGCAAATATTGTTGAAAGTGGTAAAAATTTCATTGTTGTCCAGCAGGATTCTTTTGATTATACAAGCCGAGAACATGTGCTGGAAAGCAAGCATCGCCAGAGTGCGACTCAGATTCAATCAAAACCCAAAGGGGAGAAAGTTAGTTTGGATGAGAAAAAAGGGCTTATTAAGAGCCCTGGATCCCTCCCTGCAAGTCAGCACAGGGAAGTGCCGTTAATTCAGATAGAAACTGATCAACGAGATGAGCCAGAAGAGTCCTTACCTTCATGTGGGCCTTCTGAAAAGGAGCATCTAAGCAAAGAAGAGCCTCCAGAAGCATATGCTGGGAAGCACGTGGTTTCCAGTTCCCTACTAAATAGGTAAgtgacaaaaaaacccaaatcagcACATTGCtttagtgtgtgtttgttttaacttCCCGGTAAAAATGACTTTGATGAAGGAAGAAGATAAGGAGATACCCTGATTATTTCTCAAAAAGTGGTTAAGTTCTCACTACAGGTTCCTAATGGCATAAAATCACTGAGTCAGATATTGCAGTACTGATTTCTGGAGCAGACTTGCCTTGAACATGCCAATATTTTGGTTCTGAGGTCCCAGTCTAATACTACACAGATGAGTAAATTTTACCTTACAGACGTTTGTCCTCCACAGTCAAGACAGGAGAGACTGACGAAGTGTGAACTTTCTAGCCTCATTTCTACTCCTTTCCAAACTCTCATAGATGGCACCATCCATGTCCACTGCTTTTCAAATTACTAATAGGTTTCTCCAAGTTCAACTGAGGAAGCtgtgcattagaaaaaaaatctaactcaCTTGCAGCCACAATGCCTTCTAAAGATCAGTGCTGGTTCTACCAAGGATCATCTACAGGCATGGGGGGATGCAACTGGCTAAtatctcaatttaaaaaaaaaatcagttttattgtaaaagaaaaaatagcctgctattccttctcctctcctgccatttGACCTTTAGTTCTCTACTATGCTTATTCATGTATTTATGTACCTGGAAAGCAGACTAGGCTTCTTACAGCTTGAAGTTCCACTTTGGGTTTACAGTCTGGAACAAcaagtaaattttttttctactgaagaatttttattaaaaacatcgCTCTCCTCCTTTGGTTCAAAACTGCTCTGGTAGAATTTAGatagagaaaagaataaaatttcatttcctgGAGTTTATACCATAGCCAACCACCCTCTCCTTGTAGCTGCTTCTTTTGTTGAAGAAGCTGCAGCTTATTTTGgttaaggaaaaatgaaagcccTGCTGTATTACGGTGGTTGGAAATGTAGAGGATTGCTATAGATGTTAAGAGCAGTAATCTCCTGCAAGGCATTGCCTATTTTTAGCTGTACTTCTTAATCGTATCTGTTACTTTAATGGTATCTAAACTGCCAATCACTTGGAGCATTGCAGCACCCCATTATCTCCGAGTGCTAGGAAGATTGCAGGTGCTAGTGTTAGAAACTGTTTTGTAGCTCATTTTTTTCTATACAGTGCTGTGTTTTGGCTTTTGACAATGCTCTGCTTGAAGTGAGAAAGCATGTACTTCCCTGTGCATGGTAGCAATTAGGTGGATAATTAGCACAGTACCTCTATTATTTCCTGCTGACTATCCCCCACTaaccttcctcttccttcacaTGCAGCCTGCTTTTAATAAGATACATTTAGAAATCTGCCTGTTTCGAATCTTGactgtttgaaaataaagttattttctgCACAGCTTATGAAGCCTTTAAATAAcagcttttcctctgccttcGATGCAGAGTTCCTGAAATGgcttttgaaattttaaagtATTAGTATTGGTAGATCAGAATCAGCACCCAGAGGCTGCACCTACACTAGCGTTTTGGCTTGGCGGTGCAGTGTGGCTCTGAATCAGCTTGTCCCCATTCCCAGGCCTTGGTCCTGTTTGCAGAGCGCAAAGCAGAGTCCTTTGGGGGAGTTTAAACCAGAAGCTGCGTTCCGAGCAGGCTCGCACCGCCCACGGGAAGACAAACTTTCCACTGATTTTTCATGTCAGTTTGAACCACATGTGGTATGGACATTTGGACCAAGCCTAGGCTGAAGTAAAACCCCCCCAAACACGTATAGTGTAGATATAAAAGCATCAGCACCAATTGCTTTGATCTACTGACCCACTTCTACCACGTGAAATTATTTGTTAGTGTAGATAGAAGCAGACAGGACTCTAGGCAAAATACCAAGCAGATACATACTCATTATCAAAAAAACGAAAGCTGTGCAGGCCTGGGGAAAAGGTCTTCAATGAGGAAAAAGAGTTGTTTCATATATATAGACAGTGCCTCAGACCCAGGCCAGTCACAGATTCAGAGAAAACGTTGCAACAGCCTGTTCAAAGTAGGGAACTGCCAGTCTGAAGTATTTCTGTTGTGATATGTAATTGCGTAATGAATCTGACAAAACCCAAAATGCAAAGTAAGAAACCCCCCCAACATCTCATATGCTTTGGACTAAGTATGAGGTGCTACTTGCTCTGTATTAAAAAGCACCTTGATAACATCACTACCCTCGTACCTGGTTTCGCAGTGGGTTTATGTTAGGTAGGATGATGAGCTTTGTGCCCGAGAGGTCCGGGAGTGGGGTCTGGTTATTTGGCGGATGTTAAGTGCCTGCTAGATCAGAGGCCCTCAGGCAAGTAAGTGCCTTTTCTCTCTGTTGCATCCAGCATTACTGCTGCAATTTCTCA carries:
- the SPHKAP gene encoding A-kinase anchor protein SPHKAP isoform X1 — encoded protein: MAARPPTAAAAPGRPPPAAPSNFVSPLMCEVPEHQGSSTDSSGSSLGSSVTACKKILCSNSLLESTDYWLQNQRTPCQIGFLEDKSESNCASVCFVNLDANRDDCSDEQVKQRLISISPNLPKLISSMNVQPPKENEIVLLSGLTSGNLQADYEVPQCPWLADVCLVQCARGDRKNSTSCIIFEINKFLIGLELVQERQLQIEANVLKPEDDTNCSVSSIEEDFLTASEHLEDENEADEYKAGHEKLNVSELSSDLKKNKGKGFENPHYRKARLPLILDGNCINKDNTRVSEGLNVVAEDSNLQLEDKSAQEILWQKELDGRATSSLSTNNLTGKVGNSCSVHVLEDASVTEMAKEELGPLYDPTAKHDSKTDVENCANIRKADPPLQTEQATTGQYATNLAESVLQDAFIRLSQSQPTFTDEAAVSISIGSSCKTEDTTASRSWNELPKIVIVQSPDSCESVSEWPGSAFPNLCHWTESEGSAEVSDYFEEEHSNGHTQSALEVALACAATVIGTISSPQAAEKFRRDQEAADSKSRAVDNEVLQTASSQLLDDCAGTEYSFPSALCGMTQVASAVAVCGLGETKEDKYPATSSGLLSAAQTSAAITLHCSIAVGSSMEKLNDSIAETLLKEASVILTKPNTYKNVGHFMESMNGRIIETAARPRIPHSDEVIRDELAQNLSNIILRHSVEEVRKKRQLYPRSENSSSTQDIFMETANELLFNVIYFTCKKMNDIRHADECSPLFSEGTKAERVTTAEGWPTQATPHETPRRPLDHSASKPLHTSYSASASNDLGNVTSTRKSNMRDVYSRESVPLHSGPTSRVTGHNALVAKTSPKKRYLKRTTRDCYKSPNQSNNQKKKDYRSFSDRGNAFTDNECKHGVQERLSSDSTVNAENQAKHKCDAVLNNEVQVSLSLLGSHALLPSQPVLQVKHSRDKYCITDFAEELAETVVSMATEIAAICLENSNGKQPWFCAWKRGNEYLVTQSLSCRTIKRKKETQTNGSVVRKHRAPRLSEIKRKTDEHPELKERLMNRVVDESINLEDAPDSVSIFANEVAAKIMNLTELSVVDSIWQGPNHPRNRLHCERWSRGKASSCESIPEEDADSKGSLHTLGLMNAFGQPVSQTSSVSKQSSCESITDEFSRFMVNQMENEGRGFDLLLDYYAGKNANNILTSALQQVAKKNGHLNVKPSCPSKQSSTESITEEFYRYMLREIEKENKDNASSPRNSKDWCGSLLPPSLRTPFCFRQSSMPDSRSSGSRLTVNTPVKANSLDGFARHHQDSLSVQPVSTVASSGLCKSDSCLYQRCKTDQITDMLIHETWANSIESLMRKNKIIADEAEVAEADQLRSDSPLHVEQYANRLAANIVESGKNFIVVQQDSFDYTSREHVLESKHRQSATQIQSKPKGEKVSLDEKKGLIKSPGSLPASQHREVPLIQIETDQRDEPEESLPSCGPSEKEHLSKEEPPEAYAGKHVVSSSLLNSNSTQSRPDAEIIVETKTAEEFPNHLSSSEESTGSWSQLANDEDNPDDTSSYLQLSERSLSNGNSSTTSSLGIMDLEIYQENVPSSPMINELVEEKVFLKEQTENIEESTSGLSVGTANCQKDLLVINFDLEPERPDAELRATLQWIAASELGIPTIYFKKSQENRIEKFLDVVQLVQRKSWKVGDIFHAVVQYCKLSEEGREMTPSLFDWLLELG
- the SPHKAP gene encoding A-kinase anchor protein SPHKAP isoform X2; protein product: MCEVPEHQGSSTDSSGSSLGSSVTACKKILCSNSLLESTDYWLQNQRTPCQIGFLEDKSESNCASVCFVNLDANRDDCSDEQVKQRLISISPNLPKLISSMNVQPPKENEIVLLSGLTSGNLQADYEVPQCPWLADVCLVQCARGDRKNSTSCIIFEINKFLIGLELVQERQLQIEANVLKPEDDTNCSVSSIEEDFLTASEHLEDENEADEYKAGHEKLNVSELSSDLKKNKGKGFENPHYRKARLPLILDGNCINKDNTRVSEGLNVVAEDSNLQLEDKSAQEILWQKELDGRATSSLSTNNLTGKVGNSCSVHVLEDASVTEMAKEELGPLYDPTAKHDSKTDVENCANIRKADPPLQTEQATTGQYATNLAESVLQDAFIRLSQSQPTFTDEAAVSISIGSSCKTEDTTASRSWNELPKIVIVQSPDSCESVSEWPGSAFPNLCHWTESEGSAEVSDYFEEEHSNGHTQSALEVALACAATVIGTISSPQAAEKFRRDQEAADSKSRAVDNEVLQTASSQLLDDCAGTEYSFPSALCGMTQVASAVAVCGLGETKEDKYPATSSGLLSAAQTSAAITLHCSIAVGSSMEKLNDSIAETLLKEASVILTKPNTYKNVGHFMESMNGRIIETAARPRIPHSDEVIRDELAQNLSNIILRHSVEEVRKKRQLYPRSENSSSTQDIFMETANELLFNVIYFTCKKMNDIRHADECSPLFSEGTKAERVTTAEGWPTQATPHETPRRPLDHSASKPLHTSYSASASNDLGNVTSTRKSNMRDVYSRESVPLHSGPTSRVTGHNALVAKTSPKKRYLKRTTRDCYKSPNQSNNQKKKDYRSFSDRGNAFTDNECKHGVQERLSSDSTVNAENQAKHKCDAVLNNEVQVSLSLLGSHALLPSQPVLQVKHSRDKYCITDFAEELAETVVSMATEIAAICLENSNGKQPWFCAWKRGNEYLVTQSLSCRTIKRKKETQTNGSVVRKHRAPRLSEIKRKTDEHPELKERLMNRVVDESINLEDAPDSVSIFANEVAAKIMNLTELSVVDSIWQGPNHPRNRLHCERWSRGKASSCESIPEEDADSKGSLHTLGLMNAFGQPVSQTSSVSKQSSCESITDEFSRFMVNQMENEGRGFDLLLDYYAGKNANNILTSALQQVAKKNGHLNVKPSCPSKQSSTESITEEFYRYMLREIEKENKDNASSPRNSKDWCGSLLPPSLRTPFCFRQSSMPDSRSSGSRLTVNTPVKANSLDGFARHHQDSLSVQPVSTVASSGLCKSDSCLYQRCKTDQITDMLIHETWANSIESLMRKNKIIADEAEVAEADQLRSDSPLHVEQYANRLAANIVESGKNFIVVQQDSFDYTSREHVLESKHRQSATQIQSKPKGEKVSLDEKKGLIKSPGSLPASQHREVPLIQIETDQRDEPEESLPSCGPSEKEHLSKEEPPEAYAGKHVVSSSLLNSNSTQSRPDAEIIVETKTAEEFPNHLSSSEESTGSWSQLANDEDNPDDTSSYLQLSERSLSNGNSSTTSSLGIMDLEIYQENVPSSPMINELVEEKVFLKEQTENIEESTSGLSVGTANCQKDLLVINFDLEPERPDAELRATLQWIAASELGIPTIYFKKSQENRIEKFLDVVQLVQRKSWKVGDIFHAVVQYCKLSEEGREMTPSLFDWLLELG
- the SPHKAP gene encoding A-kinase anchor protein SPHKAP isoform X3 — protein: MAARPPTAAAAPGRPPPAAPSNFVSPLMCEVPEHQGSSTDSSGSSLGSSVTACKKILCSNSLLESTDYWLQNQRTPCQIGFLEDKSESNCASVCFVNLDANRDDCSDEQVKQRLISISPNLPKLISSMNVQPPKENEIVLLSGLTSGNLQADYEVPQCPWLADVCLVQCARGDRKNSTSCIIFEINKFLIGLELVQERQLQIEANVLKPEDDTNCSVSSIEEDFLTASEHLEDENEADEYKAGHEKLNVSELSSDLKKNKGKGFENPHYRKARLPLILDGNCINKDNTRVSEGLNVVAEDSNLQLEDKSAQEILWQKELDGRATSSLSTNNLTGKVGNSCSVHVLEDASVTEMAKEELGPLYDPTAKHDSKTDVENCANIRKADPPLQTEQATTGQYATNLAESVLQDAFIRLSQSQPTFTDEAAVSISIGSSCKTEDTTASRSWNELPKIVIVQSPDSCESVSEWPGSAFPNLCHWTESEGSAEVSDYFEEEHSNGHTQSALEVALACAATVIGTISSPQAAEKFRRDQEAADSKSRAVDNEVLQTASSQLLDDCAGTEYSFPSALCGMTQVASAVAVCGLGETKEDKYPATSSGLLSAAQTSAAITLHCSIAVGSSMEKLNDSIAETLLKEASVILTKPNTYKNVGHFMESMNGRIIETAARPRIPHSDEVIRDELAQNLSNIILRHSVEEVRKKRQLYPRSENSSSTQDIFMETANELLFNVIYFTCKKMNDIRHADECSPLFSEGTKAERVTTAEGWPTQATPHETPRRPLDHSASKPLHTSYSASASNDLGNVTSTRKSNMRDVYSRESVPLHSGPTSRVTGHNALVAKTSPKKRYLKRTTRDCYKSPNQSNNQKKKDYRSFSDRGNAFTDNECKHGVQERLSSDSTVNAENQAKHKCDAVLNNEVQVSLSLLGSHALLPSQPVLQVKHSRDKYCITDFAEELAETVVSMATEIAAICLENSNGKQPWFCAWKRGNEYLVTQSLSCRTIKRKKETQTNGSVVRKHRAPRLSEIKRKTDEHPELKERLMNRVVDESINLEDAPDSVSIFANEVAAKIMNLTELSVVDSIWQGPNHPRNRLHCERWSRGKASSCESIPEEDADSKGSLHTLGLMNAFGQPVSQTSSVSKQSSCESITDEFSRFMVNQMENEGRGFDLLLDYYAGKNANNILTSALQQVAKKNGHLNVKPSCPSKQSSTESITEEFYRYMLREIEKENKDNASSPRNSKDWCGSLLPPSLRTPFCFRQSSMPDSRSSGSRLTVNTPVKANSLDGFARHHQDSLSVQPVSTVASSGLCKSDSCLYQRCKTDQITDMLIHETWANSIESLMRKNKIIADEAEVAEADQLRSDSPLHVEQYANRLAANIVESGKNFIVVQQDSFDYTSREHVLESKHRQSATQIQSKPKGEKVSLDEKKGLIKSPGSLPASQHREVPLIQIETDQRDEPEESLPSCGPSEKEHLSKEEPPEAYAGKHVVSSSLLNSNSTQSRPDAEIIVETKTAEEFPNHLSSSEESTGSWSQLANDEDNPDDTSSYLQLSERSLSELVEEKVFLKEQTENIEESTSGLSVGTANCQKDLLVINFDLEPERPDAELRATLQWIAASELGIPTIYFKKSQENRIEKFLDVVQLVQRKSWKVGDIFHAVVQYCKLSEEGREMTPSLFDWLLELG